In the genome of Candidatus Promineifilum breve, the window TTGACCGCCTGATTCAGCCCGGTGACGAGCACGCCCAGCAGGACAAAGGTCAGGATGAGGCCAGGGACGAGGCCCGGCGGCACGCGCACTGGCATCTCCGGCCGCAACAGGTAGGAGGCGAAGTAGCCCACGGCGGCCGAAAACGCGGCGATGAACAACATACCGACCACGCCCAGCGCGTAGGCCAGGATGCGTAGCTTAGACTGGCCCGTTACCTCGCGCTGGTCAAGTTTCCAATATAGTTGCATGAGCAACCAGGTATCAGCTGCCATCGGCCAACTCCTTAACCATGTCGTCCACGTCCCGGCCGCCGGTCAGTTCCAGGAAGATGTCTTCCAGCGATTGGTCGCCGCGCATCCGTCGCAGCTCGTTCACCTTGGCGTCGGCCACGATGCGCCCCTTGTTGATGATGATCACCCGGTCGCACATGGTCTGGGCGATCTCCAGGATGTGGGTGGAGAAGAAGATGGTCTTGCCCCGGTCGCGGTTGCGGATCATCAAATCCTTGATCAGCCGGGCCGAGCGTGGGTCAAGCCCCACCGTCGGCTCGTCCATGAAAACGATCTGCGGGTCGTGGAGAAAGCCGCCGATGATCGCCACCTTTTGCTGCATCCCGTGGCTGAAGGTGTCCAGATAGTTGCCGGCCACGTCGGTCAGGTCGAACAGGTCGAGCATCGGCTTGATGCGCTCCTCCACCTGGGCCGGCGGCACTTTGTACAGTTGGCCCACGAAGCGCAGATACTCCTGGGCCTTCAGTTTGCCGTAGAGGTTGGGCGTGTCGGGCACGTAGCCGAGGCGCGCCTTGGCCTCCAGCGGTGACGCGTTGATGTCGAAGCCGGCAATGCGCGCCGTGCCCGACGACGGGCCGAGCAGCCCGGTCAGCATCTTAATCGTCGTCGTCTTGCCCGCGCCGTTGGGGCCGAGAAAGCCGACGATCTCCCCGGCGTTGAGGGTGAAACTGGCGTCGTCAACCGCCTTGAATTCGCCAAAGACACGCGACAAATTGCGCGCCTCCAGAATGGGTTCAGACATGAATAACTCCTTGGGGCAATGAGCACCGGCTTCATTGTACCCAAAATCGCCCAACGCGGTAACCCACGGCTTATCGATAGTCAAAACTTTATCTGACTTTAGAAAAGCCCTACGTGCCTGTGCCTCCTAAATCATCCAGGTGTATCATCTTCCTTCATAATTCATCCTTCCTAATTCATCCTTCGTTATTCATAATTCCTAATTCCTAATTGTTATGAATCCCTCCGAATACCACACCATCTATACGGTCGAAGACCGCCACTGGTGGTACGTGGGCATGAAGCGCATCACCCTGGCCCTGCTGGCCGAAACCTACGGCCCACGCGGCGACCTGCACATCCTCGACGCCGGCAGCGGCACGGGGGCGGGCATGGCCTATCTGGCCCGCTTCGGCCGCGTCACGGGCATCGACGCCTCGCCCCTGGCCCTCGACTACTGCCGCCGCCGCCAACTCGACCGGCTGGGGCAGGCCTCGGTCACCGCCCTGCCCTTCGCCGCCGCCTCGTTCGACCTGGTGACGTCGTTTGACGTGCTCTACCACCGCGCCGTGGGCGACCCGGCGGTGGCCCTGCGCCAGTTCCACCGGGTGCTGCGGCCGGGCGGGCAGCTGCTGCTGCGGCTGCCCGCCTACGACTGGCTGCGCGGCCGGCACGATGCGGCCATCCACACCGAGCGCCGCTTCACCACCGGCGGTGTCGCTAACTTACTACACGAAATAGGATTCACTATCGACCGGCTCACCTACGCCAACACGCTACTCTTCCCCTCGGCCCTGGCCAAGCGGCTGGCCGAAAGCCTGTTGCCCGGCGACGGCCCCGGCCCCTCCGACGTCTCGCCCAACCCGCGTTGGCTGGATGACGCCCTGGCCGCCGTGCTCAGCCTGGAGGCCCGCTGGTTGCGCCGCCGCGATCTGCCCTTTGGCCTGTCGGTCGTCGCCCTTGCCCGCCGCTCGTAGGTGGAACTTCCAGTTCCACCCCCACCGTTCCGCGCACCACAGCGTAGGTGGAACTTCCAGTTCCACCCCCACCGTTCCGCGCACCACAGCGTAGGTGGAACTTCCAGTTCCACCTCCACAGTTCCGCGCACCACAGCGTAGGTGGAACTTCCAGTTCCACCCCCACCGTTCCGCGCACCACAGCGTAGGTGGAACTTCCAGTTCCACCTCCACCGTTCCGCGCACCACAGCGTAGGTGGAACTTCCAGTTCCACCTCCACCGTTTCTTCCCGGCCGGTTCCGTATCGCAAGGAATGGTGGAGCTAGGAAGCTCCACCTACATGATGCCTTGACATCCCCTGCCCCCCCTGCTACTCTGTTAACCAACCAATGCTCGAACCCGCCGGCAATCCCCCTCTGAATACCACCCGCCTCCTGGAGCAGATCCGCGCCCTGTTCAGTGATAGCGAATTGCGCGACCTGTGCCTCGATCTGGCTGTCGATTACGAAAACCTGCCCGGCGCGGGCAAGGGGGACAAAGCCCGCGAGCTGATCCTGCTGATGCAACGGCTCAATCGCCTGCCCGACCTCGTGGGCCGGGCGACTGAACTACGGCCGCATCTGGGCCTCAACGTCCAGCGCCTGGCCGAAGTCGCCATCACCGCCCCCGACCAGCAGGCGGGGCTGAACAGCCTCATGGAGCAGTTCCGCCGCTACAACGAGCAGATCAACGAGTGGAAAGAACTCCACCGCCAGGTCAACGTCCTGCTGACCGTCTTCGACCCATTCCGCAAGCAGATCGAGCGCTTCGACGCCCGGCCGGAGCGCTTCGACATCTATTCCGTCGATGCCAACTGGCAGACGGTCAACCTGTTCATCGGCCAACTCTTACGCTGGGCCATGACCATCGACCATATCGGCCCGCGCTACCGGGACGCGGGCGGCGATTTGACCGGCGTCGAGTGGGCCGTGCGCCTGGGCACGATCAACGGGGCCATGAACCGCCACCTGAAGGCCCGCCCGCCCCAGCCCACGGCCGACGCCAACGACGTCTGGTGGCGGCGGCTGCGCGAGGAAACCTCGAACCTGGAGGACGCCATCAAACAGGTGCTCATCATGGCCGACGAAGAACTGCGCAAGACGACGGCCGACCTGTTCGACCTGTCGGCGGCCAGCCTGTGGAGAAGCGCATGACCAACTTCAAAACGATGCAAGACGCCCATCTGGCGCTATTGGCCCGCCAGGACGCCGCGCCCAACGACCCGGCGCTGCCGGCGGCGGCCGAAGCCTACATCGCCGAGGTCACCGCCGGCAGCACCTGGGTCGCCGACCCCGGCGAGCGCGACCTGTTGCGCGCCTATCTGCGCTATTGGGCGGGGGTCATCTACCAGCAGCGCGGCATCTACCCCAAGACCGAACTGCGCCCGGCCGAGACCACCGCCGCCGCCCGGCCGGTGTCCCCCGCGCCGTCGGAACGGGAACCATCCCCGACTACGGCCCCCGCCCCGCGCCGTGGGCTGCCCGGCTGGCTGTGGTTGCTGGGCGGGCTGTTGGGCTTGCTGTTGATCCTGGGCGCGGCCGGTATGATCTTCCTGCGCGCCGGGCAGGGCGCCGGCCAGGAAGTCATCGACCCCGGCGTGCCCGATCCGGCCACGCCGCTGCCGGGCATCACCCGCACCCCGGTGCCCCAGACCCCGGAGCCGGCCGTGCCCATCGACCAGAACAACGCCGCCCAGCTGCAACCCCTGATGCAAGCCGAGCCTCTACCCGGCGTGGCCGCCCATACCGGCGGCGCGCTGGCCGTCGATTTCGACCCGCGGGAACCCGAAGTCGCCACCGCCGGGGCCGATGGCGCGGTGCGCTTCTGGACCGTGCCCACCCTGACCCTCAGCCGCCAGTTGAACGACCAGCGCGGCTGGGTGCGCTCGGTCGATTACTCACCCTATGGCGATCAAAGCAATGTGCCGGCCCTCTTCCTGACCGGCGGCAACGACGGCCTGCTGCGCGTCTACGATCTGGAATCGCTGCAACTCTTCGCCGAGTACCGGCCGTCGGCGGTCAACCCCGGCTTCGTCTTTGCCGCCCGCTTCAGCCCCGACGGCCGCCTCATCGCCAGCGGCCACGGCGACGGCCAGGCCCGCATCTGGAACGTGGCGACGGGCACGGAGAGCGGGGCGCTGTCGCCCGACATCAGCTCGCGCCTGGCCCAAATCCCGTCCGGCGGCGCGGCGGTGTTGGACGTGGCTTTCGCCCCCGACGGCGCGGCGCTGGCCCTGGCCCTGAGCGGCACGGATAACGGCGTGCTACTCATGGACAGCACCTATACCAATCCCGTGTGCGTGGTCAGCGGCGGGGCGGCGGCGGCCGTGGCCTTCTCGCCGCGCGGCGACCGGCTGGCCGCCGGGTTGGAGAACGGCAACCTGGTCATCGCCGCCCTCAGCGAATGCCCCCAACCGCGCAACTACTACGACAACCTGGCCCACCAAGGCGGCGTGACCGACGTGGCCTTTAGCCCCGGCGGCGACTGGCTGGTGACCGGCGGGCGCGACGGCACGCTGAAGCTGTGGTCGCCGGAGGGGCAATGGTTGGCCGAACTGGCCGTGGGTGCGGCGGTGGAGGCCGTGGCCGTCAGCGCCGACGCGGGTTATATTGCGTCGGTGGATGCGAACGGACGATTGATATTGTGGGGTATTCCGTAGCAGGTCAGCGCCGCACCCGCAGGCCACGCGGGGTCGCCACCGATACCGCTCCTGCCAGTTGTTCCAGTTTGATCAACATCGATTAGACAGCGAACGGTAGATAGACGTCCTGACGCATGATCTCGGATGCATAAGCAAGGGCAGCGTGGATATCGACCGGCTTCAACTGGGGATATGCCGCGATAATCTCATCTGCCGTCATGCCGTCGGCCAGGCTCCCAACGACAATTGCCGCCGGGATGCGCGTACCGCGAATACAAGCATCGCCATGATGCAGGTCGGGCGCGATCTCAATGTGAGCTTTCCAGTCAATGCGGTTCATAGAGTTGCCTTAGTCGCCATACTTTCCGTCATTGTAACATAGAGTTGGGCCAGTCCAATTCATTACACCGCAATCAATAGTACCGCCAGCAACGCCAGTCCCACCCCCACATTCTGTCGCCGCGTCAGCCGCTCGCCCAGCAGCACGCGGGCCAGGGCCACCGTCGCCGCCGGGTAGAGGGCCGACAGCACCGCCGCCACGTCCAGCCGCCCCAACTGCGACGACAGGATGAAGAACGCATTGCCCGCCGTGTCCCCCACCCCGGCCACCGCCGCCAACCCCCACGGGAACGCCCGCCAACGCTCGACTACGGACCACCGACCACCGACCACTGACCGCGGCCGCCTGTCGTCGGTCGTCGGTTGTCCGCCCTCAATCGGCCGCTCAGCAACGGTGCGCAGTGAGGCCAGCAACACGACCGTCATCAGCGCCACCGACGCCACCCGCCCCACCACCAGCGGCCAGGCAAAGCCGACGTCGTCGGGCAGCCGGCCCATCATCGCCAGGAAAATGCCGAACCCCACCCCGGCCAACAGCGGCAGCCAGACGTCGCCCGGCCGCAGCCGCCCCGCGCCGCCCGGCTGAGCGATGATCCAGATGGCCGCCAAGGCCAGCGCGAAACCCGCCAGTTGCGGCCCGCCCGGCAGCCCCTCGGTGAATAGCCCGACCAACAGAGGGATACCGCCGGCGGCCACGGCCGTCAGCGGCGCGGCCACGCCCATCACCCCCCGCGCCAGACTGAGATAGAGCAGCAACAACCCCACGCTGCCGGCCAACCCGGCCACAACTCCAATCCACAGCGCGCTTGACGGCGGCCACGGCTGGCCTAGGCCCAGCCCCAGCCCGATCAGGGGCAGCATACCCAACAATTGCGAGGCCAGCACCACCCGCACGGCCGACGCCCGCCGCCCGGCCAGCCCGCCGGCAAAATCGCCCGCGCCCCAGAAGAAAGCCGAAGCCAGTCCGGCGGCTATCGCCACTATATTCATACAAATGCCTTAATCACTAAGCACACCGTACACAATTATTCTTAGGTTCGTAGTCAGCAACTTTAGTTGCGTTCCCGGACAAGGCTCTTGTCGTCTGACGGCGCTGAAGCGCCTGACTACGAACAATTGTGGTTTTCAATGTAACAAGGTAGTAGACGGTTCATCGATTATCACCGAACTGTTCACCCAGGAAGGCCAGTTTCGCTACGTTCTGATCGCTCTCGCCCCCCTCGTGCCGGTTGAAGGGCCAGACGCGTATCTCCTTCGGCCCGGCGTAATGGTTGTAGGCGGCGTAGACCGTGGAGGGCGGGCAGATGTCGTCCATGAGGCCCACCGAGAACAACGCCGGCGCGTTAGCCCGCGCGGCGAAGTTCAGCCCGTCAAAATAGCTCAGCGTCCCAAAGACCGTCTCCACCCGGTCGCGGTGGACTTTGCAGAAGTGGGCGATCTCGCCATAGGGCAGGCTATCGACCAGCGTCACCGCCCGGCGAAAGTGGCACAGGAAGGGCACGTCGGGCAGCACGGCGGCCAGATCGGGCACCAGCCCGCCCACGGCCAGGGCGATGCCGCCTCCCTGGCTGCCGCCGCTGACGGCCACGCGCCCGCCGTCCACCGCCGGATGCGCCCGCGCCGCCGCCACCGCCCGCACCGCGTCGGTGAACACCCGCCGATAATAATAGGTCGCCGGGTCGAGCACACCGCGGGTCATAAAACCCGGCAACTGGGGATTACCGCCGTCCGGCTCGTGGTCGGGCGTGTCGCCGCGCCGCCAGGCGCTGCCCTGGCCGCGCGTGTCCATGACGAAGTGGGCATAGCCGGCGGCGCTGTAGAGCAGCCAATCGATGGGTCGGCCGCGCCCGCCGCCATAGCCGATATACTCGACCACGCACGGCAGCGGCCCCGACCGGTCGCGCGGCAACAGCAGCCAACCCTTGACCGCCTGCCCGCCATAGCCGTTGAAAGTGACGTCATACGCCTCAATCAGCCGCAGCCCGGCCTCGACCGGGACGAACGTCGCTTCCAACGGGAATTGGCGCGCATCGGCCAGCGTCGCGGCCCAGAAGGCATCGAAGTCGGACGGCTCTTCGCGCGGTGGGCGATAGGTTTGCAGTTGGTCTAGGGGCAGGTCGAAGTGCATGGGGCTGATTTCCTCGTAGCTGACTGATTATTTCTGTAGGTCGGGTAAATGGCAACTCACTCGGTAAACTCATGCGCACGACCAGCGGCCCCGGTTCGACCGCGATCCGGGCGGGGAATTGCACGTTTCCAAATCAATTTGTCTCGCCGCCGCCTCGCCCTCTTGGGTCATCGTCAAAGAGGGGTCAGGCGACCGGGAGAGGTGTTGGTGGAAAACGGGCCGACTTCTCTCCCGGTTGTCTGCCCTCTACCCCATACGTGATGATTTGGTTAATTCGCAACGACCCACCGCGCGATATGTCTATACTTCTATAGATAGATTCCAAAATAGACTATGCGAAATATGGGTATTATCTTATGTTGTCTGCATCCACTCCCCCCGACACACCACTTGATGACGAGCTACCAACCCACACCCCATCCCGGCTGCCTACCTGGCTACTCATCGGCCTTCCCGCCCTGCTCCTCGGCATCCTCCTCGGCGCGCTGGTCGGCTTCCGGCTGGCCGGCGGCGGCGACCCGGCGGCCGATTCCACCGACGTCGGTTTCGCCCGCGATATGAGCGTCCACCACGAGCAGGCCGTCCAGATGGCCGCCCTCGTCTATGACCGCTCGGCCGATCCCGCCATCCGCCAACTGGCCTTCGACATCCTGACCACCCAGCAGGGCCAAATCGGCATTATGGGCGGCTGGCTCGATGCCTGGGGCCACGACTGGACGACGACCGGGCCGCGCATGACCTGGATGGGCATGGCTGTCGAGGGCCTCATGCCCGGCATGGCGACGCCCGAACAATTGGCCGCCCTGCGCGCCGCGTCCGGCGAAGCGGCCGATGCCATCTTCCTGCAACTGATGATCCCCCACCACCAGGCCGGAACCGAGATGGCCCGCGCCGCCGCCACCGACGCCGCCCAGGCCCCGGTGCGCGCCCTGGCCGCCGGCATCCTCGAGGCCCAGGCGCTGGAGATCGACTACATGCGCGAGCTATTGGCCGGCAAAGCGCCGGTGACCCTGCCCGCCGCCCCGGCCGACGACCACGATCATTAATCCCACACCTGACAGGCCAATTGTCAAAAGCGGACACAGAGAGCACAGAGGAGTCACAGAGATCACGGAGCGCAGAAGGCGCTTTCTCTGTGAACCCTCTGTATGCTCTGTGTCTGCGCTCTGTGAACTCTGTGTTCTTTGCTCCTCAGCCCGACTTTGGAAAAGGCCTGACAGATGCGCCGCCCACCTGTCAGGCCTACAAAAACGGGGTACACTTGCGCCTAAAGGGTAACTTGCCCTATTTGTATCCCACGGGGAGTGACATGGTTCGCCTGCTATTCCTGCTCACTGTTTGTCTGGCGTCATTGGCCGCCGGCTGCCGCCAATCGGGCCAAACCGATACCGCCTCCGGCGTGGTCATCACCCTGGCCGATTCCCCCACCACCCGCCACGTCGTCGGGCCGGGGGCGCTCACCATTCGGCTGGCCACGGCCGACGGCGCGCCCATCGCCGACGCCACGGTTGAACTGCGCGGCGACATGGCCCACGCCGGCATGACCCCCTCGCTGGGCACGGCCACCGCCGCGGCCACCCCCGGCGACTACGACGCGACCATCGAATGGACCATGGCCGGCGACTGGATCGTGACCGTCACGGCCACGCTGCCCGACGGCGGCGTGGCGACCGAGGAATTCACGCTGCGCGTGGCGGTGGACTAAGGCCATGATCCAGCTCAGCGACATTGCCGTTTCCAGTGACGAACCGCTCTACCGCCCCCCGCCGCGCCGCGACCTGCTGCGCGCGCCGCTGCTCGGCCGCCTGTTGCGCGCCCGGCGCGGCCGGTTGTGGCTGCAGCTCCCCTTCCTGCTCGTGGCCCTGCTGCTCATCTACGACGGCTTCAGCGGCCCGCCGCTGGCCGCGCAAAATCTGGCGACCGTCGGCGTCTGGGTGCATACACGCGGCTTCGTCATTCTGGCCCTGCTGCTGTTCGGCAATCTGTTCTGCATGGGCTGCCCGTTCACCATCCCGCGCACGGTGGCCCTGCGCCTCAGCGGCGGCGGGCGGCGCTGGCCGCGGGCGCTGCGCCATAAGTGGCTGGCCGTGGCCGCCTTCGTCGCCTTCCTCTTCCTCTACGAATGGCTCGACCTGTGGGCCGGGCCGGCGCTGACGGCCTGGGTCATCATCGGCTACTTCCTGGGCGCGTTCGTGCTAGAGCTTCTGTTCGCCGAATCCCCCTTCTGTAAATACATCTGCCCCCTGGGCACGTTCAACTTCGTGGGCAGCACCGTATCGCCCACGCAAATCACCGTGCGCGACCGCGACGTGTGCCGCGCCTGCCCCGGCAAGGAGTGCGTCAACGGCTCGCCGCGCGCCCTGGGCTGCGGCACGGAGCTTTTCCCGCCCATGCTGCGCTCCAATCTCGATTGCGTCTTCTGCCTCGATTGCGCCCGCGCCTGCCCCTATGACAACGTGGCCCTGGCCGTGCGGCCGCCGGGCCGCGAACTGGTGGACGACGCCTGGCCGCGCCGCTGGGACGTGGGCTTTCTGGTCATCGTCTTCGCCTTTGCCGCGCCGGCCAACGCCTTCGGCATGGTGCCGCCGTTCTACGACCTGCTGGCCTGGCTGTCGGCCGCGTTGGGCACGGCCAACGAGTTCGTGCTGCTGGCCCTCGTCTTCGGGCTGCTCTTTTTGCTGTTGCCGGCGGCCGTCTCGCTGGCCGCCGCCCGGCTCAGCCGCGCCCTGGCCGGCCGGGACGAACCGTTGCGCGTCTCCTTCAGCCGCTACGCCCCGGCCTTCGTCCCCCTGGGCGTGGCCGTCTGGGCCGCCCACTACGGCTTCCACTTCGCCACCGGCGCGCTGGCCCTCATCCCCGTGTTCCAGACCTTCCTCATCGACCACGGTCTGACCGGCCTGGGCGCGCCGAACTGGCGCCTCGGCCCCATCCTGCCCGGCGCGTGGCTGTTGCCGCTGCAAACGGTCATCGTTCTGGGCGGCTTCGCGGCCACGCTCTATGTCGGGCAACGCATCGGCCGGCGCGATTTTGGCTCGCCGCCCCAAGCCATGCGCGCCCTGCTGCCCTGGCTGCTGGTCTGGCTGGCGCTGGCCGCGGCGGCGCTGGCGACCTTTAACCTGCCGATGGAGATGCGCGGCACGATGTTGCTGGGTGGATAAGATGAAGTGCCTCGCCCTCGTCAGTCGCGTATTGTTGGCGGCGCTCGTCGTGCTGCTGGTGGTCGCGTCGGCCGAAGCCCACGGCATCGGCACGCCGCGCGTCGTCAACCAGCCGGCCGGCCCCTACCTGCTCTCGGCCTGGACCGACCCCGACCCGCTGCGCGAGGACGAAACCCACGTCGTCGTGGGCGTCACCGATGCGGCCAGCAATGAACCCATCGTGACCGGCGTCGAGGTCGCCGTCACCCTGACCTCGGCCGCCGATCCGGCCCTGGCCTTCACCGAAATCGCCGCCGCCGACAGCGTCAACCGCCTGCTCTACGCCGTCGAGTTCAACGACCAACTGGCCGCCGGGCGCTGGCTGGTGAGCCTGCGCGTCAGCGGCGCGCCCGGCCTGGGCGAGGGCGTCACCTTCCCCATCGACGTGGAACCGGCGCGCGGCTTCAACTGGCTATGGCTGGGCATCGGCGGGCTGGCGGTCATTGTGCTGGGCTGGCTGGCCGTCGCCATGAGCGGCGAGAAGCCGGGACGTGGGTCGCGCCCCTCTGCGCGCCCATCCAGCCGGTAATATTACTTATCGGTTCTGCATTAATTTTTGCGAGCGGCGGCCGGCTAATGTTGCTAACGCCGAATCCATACATTAGCCGCCGCCCCCAAGACCGCCTCATAAGGTATCCCATAGGTTAGTCAGAGAGGGTATATTATGGTCAACTACGCCCATATATGGGGGTACTTGTGGCCGGTAACACCTAATTGTTGGTACGTTGGGCAATCGTCCGGCGCGGCCTGTTTTAGCGGCCAATTCTTTAACATTGTCGAATCCTAAAAGATGCGCCAGTTTTAAGCAGAATCGTTTGCCCTTCCATTGTCTAGCCCGGCTGCGTATGCTAGAATTCTCAAACCATTGAGAAAGCGATGCCCTGGGCATCGCGCAGCGGTTGATACACCGGGCCGCATGCCCGTGAGGCTCATCGTATCACCGTGGGGGCGGATCAGCGAGGGAACTCTTCCGACCGCTCAGTTGGTTTTTTCGCCTCTTCACGTCTGTCCGTTATCCAAAGAAAGCGGGTC includes:
- a CDS encoding ABC transporter ATP-binding protein produces the protein MSEPILEARNLSRVFGEFKAVDDASFTLNAGEIVGFLGPNGAGKTTTIKMLTGLLGPSSGTARIAGFDINASPLEAKARLGYVPDTPNLYGKLKAQEYLRFVGQLYKVPPAQVEERIKPMLDLFDLTDVAGNYLDTFSHGMQQKVAIIGGFLHDPQIVFMDEPTVGLDPRSARLIKDLMIRNRDRGKTIFFSTHILEIAQTMCDRVIIINKGRIVADAKVNELRRMRGDQSLEDIFLELTGGRDVDDMVKELADGS
- a CDS encoding class I SAM-dependent methyltransferase, with translation MNPSEYHTIYTVEDRHWWYVGMKRITLALLAETYGPRGDLHILDAGSGTGAGMAYLARFGRVTGIDASPLALDYCRRRQLDRLGQASVTALPFAAASFDLVTSFDVLYHRAVGDPAVALRQFHRVLRPGGQLLLRLPAYDWLRGRHDAAIHTERRFTTGGVANLLHEIGFTIDRLTYANTLLFPSALAKRLAESLLPGDGPGPSDVSPNPRWLDDALAAVLSLEARWLRRRDLPFGLSVVALARRS
- a CDS encoding WD40 repeat domain-containing protein — protein: MTNFKTMQDAHLALLARQDAAPNDPALPAAAEAYIAEVTAGSTWVADPGERDLLRAYLRYWAGVIYQQRGIYPKTELRPAETTAAARPVSPAPSEREPSPTTAPAPRRGLPGWLWLLGGLLGLLLILGAAGMIFLRAGQGAGQEVIDPGVPDPATPLPGITRTPVPQTPEPAVPIDQNNAAQLQPLMQAEPLPGVAAHTGGALAVDFDPREPEVATAGADGAVRFWTVPTLTLSRQLNDQRGWVRSVDYSPYGDQSNVPALFLTGGNDGLLRVYDLESLQLFAEYRPSAVNPGFVFAARFSPDGRLIASGHGDGQARIWNVATGTESGALSPDISSRLAQIPSGGAAVLDVAFAPDGAALALALSGTDNGVLLMDSTYTNPVCVVSGGAAAAVAFSPRGDRLAAGLENGNLVIAALSECPQPRNYYDNLAHQGGVTDVAFSPGGDWLVTGGRDGTLKLWSPEGQWLAELAVGAAVEAVAVSADAGYIASVDANGRLILWGIP
- a CDS encoding DUF433 domain-containing protein, which encodes MNRIDWKAHIEIAPDLHHGDACIRGTRIPAAIVVGSLADGMTADEIIAAYPQLKPVDIHAALAYASEIMRQDVYLPFAV
- a CDS encoding EamA family transporter, with product MNIVAIAAGLASAFFWGAGDFAGGLAGRRASAVRVVLASQLLGMLPLIGLGLGLGQPWPPSSALWIGVVAGLAGSVGLLLLYLSLARGVMGVAAPLTAVAAGGIPLLVGLFTEGLPGGPQLAGFALALAAIWIIAQPGGAGRLRPGDVWLPLLAGVGFGIFLAMMGRLPDDVGFAWPLVVGRVASVALMTVVLLASLRTVAERPIEGGQPTTDDRRPRSVVGGRWSVVERWRAFPWGLAAVAGVGDTAGNAFFILSSQLGRLDVAAVLSALYPAATVALARVLLGERLTRRQNVGVGLALLAVLLIAV
- a CDS encoding acetylxylan esterase; its protein translation is MHFDLPLDQLQTYRPPREEPSDFDAFWAATLADARQFPLEATFVPVEAGLRLIEAYDVTFNGYGGQAVKGWLLLPRDRSGPLPCVVEYIGYGGGRGRPIDWLLYSAAGYAHFVMDTRGQGSAWRRGDTPDHEPDGGNPQLPGFMTRGVLDPATYYYRRVFTDAVRAVAAARAHPAVDGGRVAVSGGSQGGGIALAVGGLVPDLAAVLPDVPFLCHFRRAVTLVDSLPYGEIAHFCKVHRDRVETVFGTLSYFDGLNFAARANAPALFSVGLMDDICPPSTVYAAYNHYAGPKEIRVWPFNRHEGGESDQNVAKLAFLGEQFGDNR
- a CDS encoding DUF305 domain-containing protein, encoding MLSASTPPDTPLDDELPTHTPSRLPTWLLIGLPALLLGILLGALVGFRLAGGGDPAADSTDVGFARDMSVHHEQAVQMAALVYDRSADPAIRQLAFDILTTQQGQIGIMGGWLDAWGHDWTTTGPRMTWMGMAVEGLMPGMATPEQLAALRAASGEAADAIFLQLMIPHHQAGTEMARAAATDAAQAPVRALAAGILEAQALEIDYMRELLAGKAPVTLPAAPADDHDH
- a CDS encoding FixH family protein, whose amino-acid sequence is MVRLLFLLTVCLASLAAGCRQSGQTDTASGVVITLADSPTTRHVVGPGALTIRLATADGAPIADATVELRGDMAHAGMTPSLGTATAAATPGDYDATIEWTMAGDWIVTVTATLPDGGVATEEFTLRVAVD
- a CDS encoding 4Fe-4S binding protein, with the translated sequence MIQLSDIAVSSDEPLYRPPPRRDLLRAPLLGRLLRARRGRLWLQLPFLLVALLLIYDGFSGPPLAAQNLATVGVWVHTRGFVILALLLFGNLFCMGCPFTIPRTVALRLSGGGRRWPRALRHKWLAVAAFVAFLFLYEWLDLWAGPALTAWVIIGYFLGAFVLELLFAESPFCKYICPLGTFNFVGSTVSPTQITVRDRDVCRACPGKECVNGSPRALGCGTELFPPMLRSNLDCVFCLDCARACPYDNVALAVRPPGRELVDDAWPRRWDVGFLVIVFAFAAPANAFGMVPPFYDLLAWLSAALGTANEFVLLALVFGLLFLLLPAAVSLAAARLSRALAGRDEPLRVSFSRYAPAFVPLGVAVWAAHYGFHFATGALALIPVFQTFLIDHGLTGLGAPNWRLGPILPGAWLLPLQTVIVLGGFAATLYVGQRIGRRDFGSPPQAMRALLPWLLVWLALAAAALATFNLPMEMRGTMLLGG